The Virgibacillus phasianinus genome includes a window with the following:
- a CDS encoding gamma-glutamylcyclotransferase family protein translates to MTKLFVYGTLREDNRNHFYLKRVTVIWKQCWVTGSLYDTGNGYPVLLRKKENQPVYGELYDVSNEQLNKIDALEGYDETRQHNLYNREYITVVHHNGDKTRALVYYGGESLIDSADHIESGDWNVHAYLRENNIL, encoded by the coding sequence ATGACAAAGTTATTTGTGTATGGAACATTGCGTGAAGATAACCGAAATCATTTTTATCTCAAGCGTGTAACTGTTATCTGGAAACAATGCTGGGTAACAGGATCCTTGTATGATACTGGTAATGGTTACCCAGTATTACTCAGAAAAAAAGAAAATCAGCCGGTTTATGGAGAACTTTATGATGTTTCAAACGAGCAATTGAATAAAATAGATGCATTGGAGGGATATGATGAAACAAGACAACACAATTTATATAATCGCGAATACATTACCGTAGTTCATCACAATGGGGATAAGACCCGAGCCTTGGTGTATTATGGAGGAGAAAGTTTGATTGATTCAGCTGATCATATTGAAAGTGGGGATTGGAATGTTCATGCATATCTTAGAGAAAATAACATCCTGTAG
- a CDS encoding spore coat protein produces MQLASHELNELSELVAGCYNTVTCLTDSINQAQDPELKKLLERHYPLHVQDYNLKVEFLQSNTTPDITKFKPAELKPVLDSYTQAPVNQFQSAVPRTQAGQKNDREIATAYLLNQKGSAKNYAAAVVECANPDLRTFLENAFLNSSRHAYEIWEYMTQKGYYPLMPAPPNAMQAIAPIYQPAQQPAQV; encoded by the coding sequence ATGCAATTAGCATCACATGAGTTAAACGAACTAAGTGAGCTTGTAGCAGGATGTTATAATACCGTTACTTGTTTGACTGACTCCATAAATCAAGCACAGGACCCGGAATTGAAGAAGTTGCTGGAAAGACATTATCCGCTTCACGTACAGGACTATAATTTGAAAGTTGAATTTCTCCAAAGTAATACGACACCGGATATTACAAAGTTTAAACCAGCTGAATTAAAGCCTGTTCTGGATTCCTATACCCAGGCACCTGTTAATCAATTCCAATCTGCCGTTCCGAGAACACAAGCTGGGCAAAAAAACGACCGGGAAATTGCTACAGCCTACCTGCTAAATCAAAAGGGTTCAGCAAAAAACTATGCAGCAGCTGTTGTAGAGTGTGCAAATCCAGATTTACGTACTTTTTTAGAAAATGCTTTCCTGAACAGTAGTCGTCATGCATATGAAATATGGGAATATATGACCCAAAAAGGGTATTATCCTCTTATGCCTGCACCACCAAACGCAATGCAAGCTATTGCGCCAATTTACCAGCCCGCACAACAACCAGCTCAAGTTTAA
- a CDS encoding flavin reductase family protein: MDNRQFRDTMGKFATGITIVSIDYKDEMLGMTVNAFMSVSLEPKLIAISIDENARLYTKLQETKQFGISILREEQKEISMIFAKQMEKDREIPFVKQSGVPVIDGSVATLSCQVKDTAKAGDHMIFIAEVTEIKADGGDPILFYGETTGQLTRNKEGIC, translated from the coding sequence ATGGATAATCGGCAATTTCGTGATACAATGGGTAAATTTGCTACCGGGATAACAATTGTAAGCATTGATTATAAAGATGAAATGTTGGGAATGACTGTTAATGCATTTATGTCGGTTTCTCTTGAACCAAAACTCATAGCTATTTCAATAGATGAAAATGCAAGACTATATACTAAGTTGCAAGAAACGAAACAGTTTGGAATTAGCATATTACGAGAAGAACAGAAAGAAATATCGATGATTTTCGCAAAACAAATGGAAAAGGATCGTGAAATTCCTTTTGTTAAACAAAGCGGTGTACCAGTTATTGATGGTTCGGTTGCGACACTTTCTTGTCAGGTAAAGGACACAGCAAAAGCTGGCGATCATATGATATTTATTGCAGAGGTTACGGAAATTAAAGCAGACGGTGGAGATCCTATTTTATTTTATGGGGAAACTACAGGACAGTTAACCCGGAATAAAGAAGGAATTTGCTGA
- a CDS encoding acyl-CoA carboxylase subunit beta, which translates to MSYVEDLQKRVEKIEKGGLEKYHQKNEEKGKLFVRKRLELLFDDDLDVEDAFFANCMDDSLPSDGVVTGIGQINGESVCVMANDSTVKAGSWGKRTVEKIIRIQETAMKLELPMFYLVDSAGARITDQIEMFPGRRGAGKIFHNQIKLSGRVPQVCLLFGPSAAGGAYIPAFCDIVVMVDGNASMYLGSPRMAEKVIGEKVTLEEMGGAKMHTSVSGCGDVLAKTEEEAIAYARKYISYFPASFKDKPKVMDQKEVKEFEKTITDLIPENQNAPFNMYDFIDRIIDEESFCEVKKKFAPELITGLARINGKSVGIIANQPRMKGGVLFPDSADKAAKFIQLCDAFNISLLFLMDIPGFMIGTKVERAGIIRHGAKMLASMSEATVPKISVVVRKAYGAGLYAMAGPAFEPDCCIALPTAQIAVMGPEAAVNAVYANKIAELPEEERAAFIKERQAEYKDNIDIYRLASELVVDAIIEPEKLRSELVTRFNMYESKRTTFTERKHGVYPV; encoded by the coding sequence ATGTCATATGTAGAAGATTTACAAAAACGAGTGGAAAAAATTGAAAAAGGCGGTCTTGAAAAATACCACCAAAAGAATGAAGAAAAAGGAAAATTATTTGTTCGTAAACGTCTAGAACTTTTATTTGACGATGATTTGGATGTGGAAGATGCATTTTTTGCCAATTGTATGGACGATTCCCTACCTTCTGATGGGGTTGTAACTGGAATAGGCCAGATTAATGGTGAATCGGTATGTGTAATGGCAAATGATTCCACAGTTAAAGCCGGTTCATGGGGTAAAAGAACAGTAGAAAAAATTATCCGCATTCAGGAAACAGCTATGAAGTTAGAATTGCCAATGTTTTATCTAGTTGATTCTGCTGGTGCAAGAATTACCGACCAAATTGAAATGTTCCCTGGCAGAAGAGGGGCGGGGAAAATATTCCACAACCAAATTAAATTATCTGGACGCGTACCACAGGTTTGTCTGTTATTCGGACCATCCGCTGCCGGCGGGGCATACATTCCTGCATTCTGCGATATAGTAGTAATGGTTGATGGTAATGCTTCCATGTATTTAGGTTCTCCTCGCATGGCTGAGAAAGTAATCGGTGAAAAAGTTACACTTGAGGAAATGGGTGGGGCCAAAATGCACACCTCGGTATCTGGGTGTGGCGATGTTTTGGCAAAAACAGAAGAAGAAGCGATTGCTTATGCTCGCAAATACATTAGTTATTTCCCGGCCAGTTTTAAAGACAAACCAAAGGTAATGGATCAGAAAGAAGTTAAAGAATTTGAGAAAACAATCACGGACTTAATACCTGAAAACCAAAATGCTCCATTTAATATGTACGATTTTATTGATCGTATTATCGATGAGGAAAGTTTCTGTGAAGTGAAGAAAAAATTTGCACCTGAGCTGATTACCGGACTAGCACGAATTAATGGTAAATCAGTAGGTATTATTGCCAATCAACCAAGGATGAAGGGTGGGGTGCTATTCCCGGATTCCGCGGACAAGGCTGCGAAATTCATTCAGTTGTGTGACGCATTTAACATTTCATTGCTATTTTTGATGGATATTCCAGGATTTATGATTGGAACAAAGGTAGAAAGAGCAGGAATTATTCGACATGGAGCAAAAATGCTGGCATCCATGAGTGAGGCTACTGTTCCTAAAATTTCAGTAGTTGTAAGAAAAGCTTATGGAGCCGGTCTTTACGCGATGGCAGGTCCAGCATTTGAGCCGGATTGCTGTATTGCTTTACCCACAGCGCAGATTGCTGTAATGGGTCCTGAAGCCGCAGTAAATGCAGTGTATGCAAATAAAATAGCGGAACTGCCTGAAGAGGAACGTGCCGCATTTATTAAAGAAAGACAAGCAGAGTATAAAGATAATATTGATATATATCGGTTGGCGTCTGAATTAGTGGTTGATGCAATAATTGAACCTGAAAAATTAAGAAGTGAACTAGTGACTCGATTTAATATGTACGAATCAAAACGCACCACGTTTACCGAAAGGAAACACGGCGTATATCCAGTATAA
- a CDS encoding dynamin family protein: MQLLKEIQQENLVSLYTLLNEHGDRKQAQNLVDLYEKLEKKELVISFAGHFSAGKSSIINELLGKSLLPQSPIPTSANVVKIFSGDGYARVHFHHEKTVEYSEPYDIDLIKAYCQDKDTIKKIEISSSNSILPSGTAIMDTPGIDAADDADRLITEGSIHQIDAMFYVMDYNHVQSEVNLEFLQEIQKKNIPFSLIINQIDKHNEAELAFSTYQDKIKQTFNQWEIYPENVFFTSLVDRPVEHNQLLSLKKYFSTMMTTKKADYYSIERSVLQIIEEHKHFVNDYYNDKIEMLKAESDGFEMNVKRMEELRNQLDYAKDEVSQFEKDFQQTVNTTLQNAYIMPAALRDKAQSYLESQQANFKIGLFASKKKTEDERSKRLNNFLSSLQENMDKSMQWRLRDKLIEQMKKYHITDPDLVQNMQDLSITYTEDDLKSLINPGAGVNGGSVLNYTQDISNDIKARLKREVMTKKAAIISRLNEQNTEQIKKYQSELTEMQKAENVNEKIMQLVDQRDGKVNMLQEVLANRHPINDEWKKFKEELNIRNNISKETAPQADNTDIDRANVEQSPVQARDKDQTTYTTIDDVLHGINRTLEVVEAVPGFDQLIIDLRHKQEKLVKRSFTITLFGAFSAGKSSFANALIGESILPVSPNPTTAAINRIAPVSSEHKHGSVIVTMKDEKTILQDCLVLLKGLSPRSNSLEDLYKWLKGTDISSLARTQAHYLRAITDGYESMKVNIGGYIESNVDDFAAYVTDETKACFVESIDLYYDCSLTKQGITLVDTPGADSVNARHTNVAFDYIKHADAILYVTYYNHALSRADKDFLMQLGRVKESFELDKMFFMINAADLAKDDEELSLVENYVNEQLLQLGIRFPKLYPISSRASLKNKLEKEPLNDQMYHFEEQFYNFIHHDLTKLSIESALWDMNRAHHAISSYAASLKLSEQEKVKQRNNLQHNKEEAFQVIRELDKDSYTNAISQKIDKQLVYVLDRLSIRFHDMFKEMFNPTTIQDSGKEGKLQIENSMQELLDYVGYELLQELRAVSLRIEAQIRELVDEIGKVVKGKIINIDDRFALPSRNEIDLATPNFNQAFRDLDLVVFSKALSSYKGTKSFFEKNEKERMKEAIFAVLKPFAKEYLDANKQMMDISYMEQWNDTMKQVKLDYEQSIDSYIDGLLRVLSDRDNQAALANKENELASIMKNYGIGQ, translated from the coding sequence TTGCAACTTTTAAAAGAAATACAACAAGAAAATTTGGTGTCGCTATATACGTTGCTTAACGAACATGGTGATCGGAAACAAGCACAAAATTTAGTGGATTTATATGAAAAACTTGAGAAGAAAGAATTGGTAATCAGCTTTGCCGGTCATTTTTCTGCTGGAAAGTCGTCCATCATCAATGAATTATTGGGAAAATCACTTTTGCCACAAAGTCCAATACCAACAAGCGCAAATGTAGTAAAAATATTTTCCGGTGATGGATACGCAAGAGTGCATTTTCATCACGAAAAAACGGTCGAATATAGTGAACCTTATGATATCGATTTAATTAAAGCGTACTGCCAGGATAAGGATACGATTAAAAAAATTGAAATAAGCTCTTCCAATTCTATCCTTCCCTCTGGTACCGCTATAATGGATACGCCAGGTATTGATGCCGCTGATGATGCTGATCGACTTATCACGGAAGGGTCCATACACCAGATTGATGCCATGTTTTATGTAATGGACTATAATCATGTGCAATCAGAAGTGAATCTTGAGTTTTTACAGGAGATTCAAAAAAAAAATATCCCATTTTCACTTATAATCAATCAGATTGATAAGCACAATGAAGCTGAATTAGCATTTTCGACATATCAGGACAAAATCAAACAAACGTTTAATCAATGGGAAATTTATCCTGAAAATGTCTTTTTCACATCATTAGTGGATAGACCTGTCGAACACAATCAACTCTTGTCACTGAAGAAATATTTCTCAACGATGATGACGACAAAAAAAGCTGACTATTATTCTATTGAACGATCCGTTTTGCAAATTATTGAAGAACATAAGCATTTTGTTAACGATTATTATAACGATAAAATAGAAATGCTTAAAGCTGAATCTGATGGTTTTGAAATGAATGTGAAGCGTATGGAGGAATTAAGGAATCAATTAGATTATGCGAAAGACGAAGTTTCACAATTTGAAAAAGATTTTCAGCAAACGGTTAATACCACGCTGCAAAATGCTTATATTATGCCCGCTGCATTACGTGATAAGGCACAATCTTATTTGGAATCCCAACAAGCTAATTTTAAAATAGGATTATTTGCTTCAAAGAAAAAGACGGAAGATGAACGGTCAAAACGGCTCAATAATTTTTTGTCATCCTTACAGGAAAATATGGATAAATCTATGCAATGGAGGCTTCGTGATAAACTGATTGAACAAATGAAGAAATATCACATAACAGATCCTGATTTGGTGCAAAACATGCAGGATCTATCCATAACGTATACAGAGGACGACCTTAAGTCGCTGATTAATCCTGGCGCCGGGGTAAACGGCGGATCTGTACTCAATTACACACAAGATATAAGTAATGACATTAAAGCAAGACTAAAAAGGGAAGTAATGACTAAAAAGGCAGCAATAATATCTCGATTAAATGAACAAAATACGGAACAAATCAAAAAATACCAAAGTGAATTGACAGAGATGCAGAAGGCTGAGAATGTTAATGAAAAGATTATGCAGTTAGTTGATCAACGTGATGGAAAAGTAAATATGCTGCAGGAAGTATTGGCAAACCGTCACCCAATAAATGATGAATGGAAAAAATTCAAAGAAGAGTTGAATATACGAAACAATATAAGTAAGGAAACCGCTCCACAAGCTGACAATACTGACATTGATCGTGCAAATGTCGAACAAAGTCCAGTACAGGCTCGGGATAAGGATCAAACAACCTATACTACCATCGATGATGTACTGCATGGTATTAACCGGACCCTTGAGGTGGTAGAAGCTGTACCAGGATTTGATCAATTAATAATTGATCTAAGACATAAGCAGGAGAAATTGGTTAAACGGTCTTTTACCATAACGCTTTTCGGGGCATTTAGCGCTGGTAAATCATCGTTTGCTAATGCGTTAATCGGCGAGTCTATTTTACCTGTTTCGCCAAATCCGACTACAGCAGCAATTAACCGGATTGCTCCCGTTTCCAGTGAGCATAAACATGGATCAGTAATTGTAACAATGAAAGATGAAAAAACTATTCTCCAAGATTGTTTAGTCCTTTTAAAAGGACTTTCCCCGCGAAGTAATAGTCTGGAAGATTTGTATAAATGGCTTAAAGGTACAGATATTTCTTCCCTGGCTAGAACACAGGCCCATTATTTACGGGCAATAACCGATGGCTATGAATCAATGAAAGTTAATATAGGTGGTTATATTGAATCTAATGTTGATGATTTTGCTGCATATGTTACTGATGAAACAAAAGCCTGCTTTGTCGAATCGATAGACCTGTATTATGATTGTTCCCTGACGAAACAAGGTATTACCCTGGTAGATACCCCCGGGGCTGACTCGGTAAACGCCAGACATACCAATGTTGCCTTTGACTATATTAAGCATGCGGATGCAATATTATATGTAACCTATTATAATCACGCTTTATCACGTGCAGATAAGGATTTTCTAATGCAACTGGGACGGGTAAAGGAATCCTTTGAACTTGATAAAATGTTTTTTATGATCAACGCAGCAGACCTTGCAAAAGATGATGAAGAATTATCATTGGTGGAGAATTATGTTAATGAACAGCTATTGCAATTGGGCATCCGTTTTCCGAAGTTATATCCTATTTCGAGTCGCGCTTCACTTAAGAACAAACTTGAAAAAGAACCGTTAAACGATCAGATGTATCATTTTGAAGAGCAATTTTATAACTTTATTCACCATGATTTAACGAAGCTAAGCATTGAGTCCGCACTTTGGGATATGAACCGGGCGCATCATGCAATTTCAAGTTATGCTGCATCTTTAAAGCTTTCGGAACAGGAAAAGGTTAAGCAAAGAAATAACTTACAACATAATAAAGAGGAGGCCTTTCAGGTCATTCGGGAATTGGATAAGGATTCGTATACAAACGCTATTTCCCAGAAAATTGATAAGCAGCTTGTCTATGTTTTGGATCGGTTATCGATTCGGTTTCATGATATGTTTAAAGAAATGTTTAATCCAACTACCATTCAGGATTCCGGTAAGGAAGGAAAACTTCAAATCGAAAACAGCATGCAGGAATTACTTGACTATGTCGGCTATGAATTACTTCAGGAATTACGAGCAGTATCCTTAAGAATCGAAGCGCAAATACGTGAATTAGTCGATGAAATAGGCAAAGTAGTAAAGGGCAAAATTATCAATATTGACGATCGTTTTGCGTTGCCGAGCAGAAATGAAATAGATCTAGCCACTCCGAATTTTAACCAGGCATTTCGTGATTTGGATTTAGTTGTTTTTTCGAAGGCGTTATCAAGCTATAAAGGCACAAAATCATTTTTTGAGAAAAATGAAAAGGAACGGATGAAGGAGGCAATATTCGCTGTACTCAAACCATTTGCAAAGGAATACCTTGATGCAAACAAACAGATGATGGATATTTCATATATGGAACAATGGAACGATACAATGAAACAAGTTAAGCTGGATTACGAGCAAAGCATTGATTCCTATATTGATGGATTGCTGCGTGTATTATCAGATAGGGATAATCAAGCGGCGTTAGCAAATAAAGAGAATGAACTGGCATCCATAATGAAAAATTATGGAATTGGGCAGTAA
- a CDS encoding CBS domain-containing protein: MNIKDFMIQDVITATRSTSVKELLELLVNHKIGGVPVVDDENNLQGMISDGDVIRYLQPKGRTVYDMFALVLVSEKEDLMHKLDYAIDHKVENVMSGKDIFTVHPNDELEKALAIFAKHRFKKIPVVNQNYKVVGVVSRGDVIRYISTTLITKADEK; encoded by the coding sequence ATGAATATCAAAGACTTTATGATCCAGGATGTAATTACAGCAACAAGAAGCACTTCCGTTAAGGAGTTATTAGAACTGCTTGTAAACCATAAAATTGGTGGAGTTCCTGTTGTTGATGACGAAAACAATTTACAGGGAATGATCAGTGATGGGGACGTTATTCGTTACCTCCAGCCAAAGGGAAGAACGGTTTATGACATGTTTGCGTTAGTTCTGGTCAGTGAAAAGGAAGACCTAATGCATAAGCTCGATTATGCGATTGATCATAAAGTTGAAAATGTCATGTCAGGTAAAGATATCTTTACTGTACATCCGAATGATGAACTTGAAAAGGCTTTAGCAATTTTTGCAAAACATCGATTTAAAAAAATACCGGTTGTTAATCAAAATTATAAAGTGGTTGGGGTGGTAAGCAGAGGGGATGTTATTCGATACATTTCGACAACGCTGATCACGAAAGCTGACGAAAAATAA
- a CDS encoding ABC transporter permease, translated as MDEGGAINIGLWQLVAAYFFILLLLVIVKLKKIPREKLIVISTIRMTLQLILVGYILIFIFDHPHPMLTLVVILFMLGFAILNVYQRTKELMHLSIKKMVALSMIIGVGFSLVFFMLVVLQLDPWYDPMYFIPIGGMLIGNTMTGISLGVNNLLIGMREQKEKVEGALMLGATPKQASNGIINEAFDSAILPTINSMVGMGIVFLPGMMTGQIISGTSPLVAVEYQIAIMLGVAGTVSLTVVIFLHLAYKTFFNERQQLRLKRK; from the coding sequence ATGGATGAAGGCGGAGCTATTAATATAGGCCTCTGGCAATTGGTAGCTGCCTATTTTTTTATTCTGCTATTACTTGTTATCGTCAAACTAAAGAAAATACCACGCGAGAAATTAATCGTCATTTCCACTATTCGGATGACACTTCAGCTTATATTAGTTGGATATATTCTCATTTTTATCTTTGATCACCCACATCCAATGCTTACCCTTGTGGTCATTCTATTTATGCTTGGTTTTGCTATCTTGAATGTCTATCAACGGACAAAGGAATTGATGCACCTATCCATCAAAAAAATGGTGGCACTTTCCATGATAATTGGAGTAGGTTTCAGTCTAGTTTTTTTTATGTTAGTTGTCCTTCAGTTAGATCCATGGTATGATCCGATGTATTTCATACCCATCGGAGGAATGCTGATAGGAAATACAATGACTGGAATTTCCTTAGGTGTAAACAATCTTTTAATTGGCATGCGTGAACAAAAAGAAAAAGTGGAAGGAGCTTTAATGCTTGGTGCCACGCCAAAACAGGCATCGAATGGGATCATAAACGAGGCATTTGATTCAGCAATCTTACCTACAATTAATTCGATGGTGGGCATGGGGATTGTTTTCCTGCCAGGGATGATGACTGGACAAATTATTTCCGGCACATCACCACTTGTTGCTGTTGAATATCAAATTGCCATTATGCTTGGGGTAGCCGGGACCGTTTCACTAACTGTTGTTATCTTTTTGCATCTTGCGTATAAAACATTCTTTAACGAACGGCAGCAACTTAGGTTAAAAAGAAAATAA
- a CDS encoding enoyl-CoA hydratase: MSELISYEKIDDHIALLTLNRPEAANAMSKALLNELNKRIDDIERDSSVYCTIITGAGEKAFCAGADLKERKGMSESEVIQAVRYIGETVSRVAAMKMPVIAALNGVAFGGGLELALACDIRIAINTTKLGLTETSLAIIPGAGGTQRLTRLIGLGQTKRLIYTGKPVSADEALHIGLVEFLADPNSLLPEITEIARQIAKNGPIALKQAKTAIDKGIQTDIDTGLAIEHLCYKETIPTEDRLEGLTAFKEKRKPVYRGK, translated from the coding sequence ATGTCAGAGCTTATTTCTTATGAAAAAATTGACGACCATATAGCCCTTCTTACGCTAAATCGGCCCGAAGCTGCTAATGCGATGTCAAAGGCGTTATTAAATGAGTTAAACAAACGAATTGATGATATTGAGCGGGATTCCTCTGTTTATTGTACAATTATTACCGGGGCTGGTGAGAAAGCATTCTGCGCCGGTGCGGATCTTAAAGAGCGTAAGGGTATGTCAGAAAGTGAAGTTATTCAAGCAGTTCGCTATATTGGGGAAACAGTGTCCCGCGTAGCAGCTATGAAAATGCCGGTTATCGCCGCGCTAAATGGTGTCGCTTTTGGCGGCGGGTTAGAACTTGCACTTGCCTGTGATATTCGGATAGCAATTAACACTACTAAACTAGGTTTAACGGAAACGTCGCTGGCAATTATTCCTGGAGCCGGCGGAACACAGCGCCTTACACGGCTAATCGGATTAGGGCAGACAAAACGCTTGATATATACTGGTAAGCCGGTTTCTGCCGATGAAGCTTTACATATTGGTTTGGTCGAATTTTTAGCCGATCCAAACAGTCTGCTGCCTGAAATAACTGAAATAGCAAGGCAAATAGCAAAAAATGGACCAATTGCCTTAAAACAAGCAAAAACCGCAATTGACAAAGGAATACAGACAGATATCGATACAGGCCTAGCAATCGAGCACCTTTGTTATAAAGAAACCATCCCGACAGAAGATCGGCTAGAAGGACTGACTGCCTTTAAAGAAAAAAGAAAGCCAGTCTATCGAGGGAAATAG
- a CDS encoding ABC transporter ATP-binding protein, whose product MLFSLKKVKVNGIISIDNLIIPDQRITSIVGQSGSGKSTFLRLLNNLDDPDSGEIRFHGDDLQELDPIELRRKVTMVPQTPVIYEGTIKDNLLIGLKFARLEDVSDQHMIDILRLMNLNKSLETIADELSGGEKQRLALGRSMLLSAEVYLLDEPSSSLDDKTASDVIHAYVNYMREHNKTVVMVTHDRELAKEISDNFISMDRYSETLKGVNHNG is encoded by the coding sequence ATGTTGTTTTCATTAAAAAAAGTTAAGGTAAATGGAATTATTTCAATTGATAATCTTATCATCCCTGATCAAAGGATCACATCTATTGTTGGGCAAAGTGGAAGTGGAAAATCAACGTTTCTACGGTTATTAAATAATTTAGATGATCCTGATTCCGGGGAAATTCGCTTCCATGGTGACGATCTACAAGAGCTCGATCCAATTGAATTAAGGCGAAAGGTTACAATGGTCCCACAAACCCCTGTTATTTACGAGGGAACAATTAAGGATAATTTATTGATTGGCTTAAAATTTGCCAGATTAGAGGATGTTTCCGATCAACATATGATTGACATATTACGTTTGATGAATTTAAACAAAAGCTTGGAAACTATTGCGGATGAGTTATCGGGGGGAGAAAAGCAACGTCTTGCTCTAGGACGCAGTATGCTGCTTAGCGCCGAAGTTTATCTTCTTGATGAGCCTTCCTCTTCATTAGACGATAAAACCGCCTCAGATGTCATCCACGCATATGTAAACTATATGAGAGAACATAACAAAACAGTGGTAATGGTTACCCATGACCGAGAGTTGGCGAAGGAAATTAGCGATAATTTCATTTCTATGGATAGGTACAGCGAAACATTGAAGGGGGTAAATCATAATGGATGA
- a CDS encoding 5'-3' exonuclease: protein MGKPTILLVDGMALLFRGFFATSFRGNFMRNSEGIPTNGMYQFLKYMLDAIETFAPTYVVCCWDMGSKTFRTEMLPDYKANRSAPPEELIPQFDQIKEIMDVFTIPNVGLENYEADDCIGTLARVHSKANEVLILTGDHDMLQLVDPGIQVAIMKKGQGNYEVFTHENFRDKKGIVPKQVIDMKALMGDSADNYPGVKGIGEKTALKLIQEYETIDNLLENIESLPKGVQTKIKTNLDMLHLSRELAEIKCDVPISCELEDALWNCDKGLIGDRLRELNFTNLAKLV from the coding sequence ATGGGTAAACCAACGATTTTACTTGTTGATGGAATGGCGCTATTATTCAGGGGTTTTTTTGCGACATCATTCCGCGGCAATTTCATGCGAAACAGTGAGGGAATTCCGACAAATGGAATGTATCAATTTTTAAAGTATATGCTGGATGCAATTGAAACTTTTGCGCCAACATATGTCGTATGCTGCTGGGATATGGGGAGTAAAACGTTTCGCACAGAAATGCTGCCGGATTATAAAGCGAATCGTTCCGCACCACCAGAGGAGTTGATCCCTCAATTTGATCAAATTAAAGAAATCATGGACGTATTTACAATACCTAATGTTGGTCTTGAAAATTACGAAGCTGATGATTGCATTGGTACATTGGCTAGAGTGCACAGTAAAGCGAATGAAGTCTTGATCCTAACCGGTGATCATGACATGCTGCAGTTAGTCGATCCGGGTATTCAGGTAGCAATAATGAAAAAAGGCCAAGGCAATTATGAAGTCTTTACACATGAAAATTTCCGCGATAAAAAAGGAATCGTTCCTAAGCAAGTAATTGATATGAAAGCATTAATGGGGGATTCGGCCGATAACTATCCAGGGGTAAAAGGAATTGGCGAAAAAACGGCGTTAAAGCTTATTCAGGAATACGAAACGATTGATAATTTGCTCGAAAATATAGAGTCTTTACCAAAAGGGGTTCAAACTAAAATTAAAACCAATTTGGACATGCTGCATTTATCAAGAGAATTAGCTGAAATTAAATGTGATGTACCAATTAGTTGTGAACTGGAAGATGCCCTCTGGAATTGTGACAAGGGGTTAATCGGTGACAGACTACGTGAACTTAATTTTACTAATCTGGCCAAATTAGTGTAA